The region CTGCACAAAGTGCTGAAAAACACTACTGCAGTATTAAGGAGGAGCCTATGAAATTGTGATGTTAAATAATGAAATaccattattttaacattttaaatactaCCTAAATACAAATAAAGTCATTGGTTCCTGCCTATTTGGAAGTATTACATACGTAACCAGAGTCAAACTGTATAAAAACCCTCTCTCTGCATTGTAAAGTGTTGCACAGTGAGCTGACCAACCTTGTGCTTTGTGTAGCTCCCCAACTCAAAATGCATTTAAGTGCATAAAAATTCAAcgtaaaacaggaaaaatatcaTGGCTATCTGCTTCCAGTGGATGAACAAAGGAAATGCTACAAATTTTAAGTCCATTTTGAATTCTACAGAGGAAAAAGGCCTCAAAACAACACCAAGCACACTTTTCCTGTAGTCTCAGTTACATATTACTACATTTATATTTAAGTAATTAAAGCAGACATACCAGCTTGACATTTTTCAATGCAAGCGAACAGTATGTTCTGCAGATGTTGGTATCAGTGACATTTGGCACTCTgtacagcaaaacagagaaaacctGATTTATTCAAGACTTATTACAATCAAAagcagactgaacacccccagccccccagcactAAGTCAGATCACACTGCCTTTTCCGTTCTCAAAAAGTattcctcttctgtttttctgggtgacttttgtttggttggttttgtatAAACGGTGATTACAGAAAAACTAGCAAAAAACTTTATCCCCAGCATGAAAGCAGAGGAAGCTTCCAGCATAACTGACTGGATTACACTACGTTTTTTTGCTTTCACCAAACATCATCTTTATTTCTTACATTCAGATAAGCAAAATCTTTGTCACATCTCTTGCAATGCTCTCAGATAAAAAGTTTTCCCAGTCAATTCAACTTCCCTGTCACGAAAAGGCCAAATTCACTTCAGAACTCACCAGGGTGAGGTTACCCGGCTTTAGGGGGCATTTATGACCAGGATGTGGAAATTAAGTACCATTTGAATTAGAACAACGTGGGAATGTATGGGCTTGTTAAAGGTACCTGCCAGCTGCAGTGAGGGTGAGGAGATTTCACACAGGGAAATATCTTTCTACACAACCTGAGAAAACCAAGTGAAGGTGAACCTAAAAATGCTTGGGCCTCGGAAACATGCATTAATCTAGTGCAAACAAAACTATGGAATTAACTTGGTCTGAACTGCAAGGCTGACTTCCAAATTTCAGTTCTCTAAATTCAGAGCATTAATCAAATGATCCTGTGCTGGAAAGTAACTGCAATGTAATTTATCCTCAGATTTAATGAAATCTCTATGCTaacaaaatttcaaaattcaaagcaacaaaaatgtttttcGAACAGATATGAAAGAAACTGCTGATGTGCACACAACACTGACTTCTGGAATTTTATGTCAAAACGGAGGTAAATAAAAACGCCTCATTTTAAGTAGCAAAAATGTAAATAGTAGCctaacaacaacaaccaccacctACCACAGTcctttgctgtaattttttttccaagatccCACACACTGAGGCTGAAGGTGAGGGAAGGGTAGACCTGAAAGAAGGACTTTTGCTTTGCAGTCTCAAGTGCAAGCATTTCAAGGTGTCCATTTTGAAAGCTATCTAGGATTGCAAACTTGCACAGGCAAATTGCAGAGTCCcatgtcccatcccatccccgtCCCTCCTCCAGCACAACCAAGCATAATTGCAAAAAAACACCTAGTGTTTTGCTAAAACTTTGGCATCTTACTGCAATGTTTAAAAAGTTCATGCCTGAGCTGTCTGCTTTGCCCCTCTCCCAAGAGGTAGTATTTTCACAGCAGCTTCGGTAGGGAAGGTGTAGCACATCTTAGTTGCTTCACTGCAAACTGCAATTTAATCTTCGACTTAAAATCCCTGCTTATCTGCAATGTAAGCTAACATGTCAGACTGCATTCTATGAAGTGCAGTGGAGGCACACatctctgccagctctgctgtgtgGGCAGAAACACCTGGCAGCGGCAGAACAGACAGCTGTAGAGGTGGTGAGAAGAAACCACATAGCAAAGTTCATGAAATCTCATTTACTAATGGCATCAACCATAATCTGCGGGTTATTGCACCCCAGTGTACCATTACAGCTATGACAGCATAAACACTGACCTTAGAGCTTGAGAACCATGATGAAAAACAGAttactgagaaaacagaaaaatgctagCAATAATTTACTCCATTTATGACATTGGCTGTTAACATGAAGTACATTACCAAAACTCTAGAATGGTGTAAAATAAAGGTTCTTTTTAACTTCTCACCCTTGATTTACAAACTAGAGAGGGTGAATCTCCTGAAGACACGAGGTTACTTCAAAATcagataaaaacatttaaatatattttctgagaAACAGTTCTGGGACTTCTGGCAAGATGGGAGGGAAGGATCTCTAGAAGTCTCATATCAGCCTTGAAATCTTTCCTGCAGATATACCATACCCTCCCTAAACACTCATTTTCTTCTATTCCTTATCCCAACATGAAAACTACAAGGtacaaattaaaaatcaaagtcAGCATAGGAAGTCAAACAAGGTTTTACAACTCTAGATCAGCTCTTTCTCCTGGTAAGCCTTACGAATTAATACTCATCTGAAACACTGCTGCTGCATATTGTTTGAAATCCACACAGTAGATGAGGCTTTCAAGCatataaatattaagaaagaCTGAAAAGCTACTAGACctctaatttatttattcttcctaTTAGTTTTGACGGCATTTTACTTATTTCTATCTCTGAAACACAGCAATAGTAAAAATTTGAGCAATTACAATAAGAaggtaaataaatttaaatttgagGAGATACATGAGCTGTTACTGGAACAGACCACATTATTATGGTAACAATAAAGGCAATAAGAACTTAATCCACATCTGACATTCCACAGCACACAAAATAATAGGGTACAAGCATTCAGAAGGCAGAGGTGGGAAAAGAAACCTAACTACTTTAAAATACCATATGATAACACACAAGGAATGGCTCTGCAGAAACCAAGCTTGAACTCCCTAAGGCAGAAAAGCCCTTCCAGTCTTTATTCCCCAGGTGGATACTTTCAGTGATAGATTGGCCAATTCTAACTACAAGTAGTGCGTGCTTCCTTTCAGTGCTGTACATTGTTACACATTGTAATATCAGATTTTAATTAGCTACAAGACAGCTATTTCAGCAAGttcattaaaaagttaaaaaaatctaGCTTCTAGATCCTCATTATTGTTTGGAAACAATGCTCACAGTACAACATCAGCTTTTGAAGACTGACAACAGATAGCTTTAACTACATCTATGGAAATTGCATTCAGTGATGTTCACTGTCCCAGCAAGAGGAGCAGAAAGATGACTCTGACACCTCAATTTTTCTCAGATACCCATGGGCAACAACAAGATCTTATTTAATTGCTCTGCTAAGGAATCTATAGCAGTCTTGGAAGGGAAATGACATCCAAGGCAGGGCCAACAAAATACACTGGAGAATAATTTtgcagataatttttcttttagcctCATCACTATTTGCATGTGTAACTCAAATTCCAGTCTGCCATGAGGAAACGTGAACCTATTTTATCTTGGTTTCTCATGACATTGTATATGAAAGTGCAATGAACATGCaagtttacatttattttttcacaacTGACTATAATCCCTAGGTACAGAAGCAAAACAATACTATAGATAAGCAATTAAGTACTCTACCAGACCTCTGAAAAGGTGCTTACAAAGCACTGGGATCAAACAGCTTATCTGATACGAATTCTTGTAACATATCATTTCAAGTAGATTAATCTGAAGGTTAAAGTAAATCAATTTTGATTCAAAACTTAAACAATCCTAGATCAACTGAATCTACAGAAACAGCTTTATTAGATAGGCAAGATCTATATGGTTTGAAAGTGCCACCTTTTTCCAGCAAAGCACTGTCAGCAATTTTCACTCCAGTGTCTGCTACCTAGCCCACCTGTGGTATGAAACAATGAAGCAAGGATGAAGTACTGTGTGGAGAGTCACACAGGTTGTGACTTCCTTGCAACATGCAGGCATATTTCTTCCCTGCAAACTGCAGGAAAAGCACCAGTGTTCTACTcaattttttcttaataaagtTGTGTAATCTGAGGAGATGTAAAAGCAAGCAGAAGGCTGCCACATGAATTTTAACGATTATTCATGTATACTTAAGATTCTGCTTTTGCTCCAAAATAAGAGATTTAGAATTACTCCTTTGCTTTAAAAACCACAACTTAAAAGACACGGCATTTAGAAAAGGTAGATCTGTCACATATCCAGCTCAGCTCAAGTTCAAAGTCTTGTCTTAGGCTGCTACCTTCACATTTAAGAACATTAAAGAATTAGATTCTTTGACTATGACTGGTCTCTGGAGCATTAAGGTAAACCATTTGGTTGATATTCCTAGCTTTTCCAACAGGGGTCCCTATTTTACAGGAGAAATTGGCTCTTTCAAGTCCCTGAATCAGAGAATTTAAATCCACTCTTAGAAAGGTCTCCATGGGCTTGATTTTGCAGGTAgaaatttcaaaaccaaaagaaaaaaagcaacaagatCCATGCAAGTGTTGAGATGAACTAAGATCACCTGTGAGTTTAATTACATTACACCTCTTTCCTTCAACAGTACAGTACTGTATTTTTCCTATTGCACCGTCTTTTCCCTTACTAGAGAAAGGCAGGCCACATCACTACTCACTCTTACATAGTCACTCTATATGATAGTGTATTTTAACGTCCAGATCTCTCCATACTATCCCCATCCTGTAATAAATTCTAATTCTAAACCCTCCCTCTGAAGGGAAACAACTGACTGCATCAAGCGCACAGAAACCAGGCACATTTGAAATCCATGTGTCCTTAACAAGAGAactttcaagtaatttttaagtGTTTCCAAAAGACTGAAGATGCAAAAGCAAATGAAGACATGGTAAATAAGCACACTATCATGGGATGAAAATTTGGGATCAGTATGTCAAAAATTATTCTAGCTCCAAATAATTCTCTTCTCCCAAGACCCGGGCACATATTCATCTCATGATTATCAAGAGAGCAAAACcgtattttctgtttctactttCTGACCATATTGGTTTTTCTTAAAACAGATGTGAGATGTGGAATATCACTTTCATTTATGAAGATGAAACTGTAGATAAACATCAACTTCAAGGAAATTGCAAAATAATTGCCACTGAAACATCATCAAAAGCATACAAGAAATACACAAGTTTCTCAGAAGATACTACACAACCCATTTCATTTACTGTTTTGGACATCCCTAAgatgtaaataaataaacttcAAAAAGTTGTCTGGTACAACTATCATTTAACTACATTAAAAATGTTGGTCAACTGTCTTCCTTGACTTGTACAAGGACTGTGGATGTTTCTATATCTGACTTTGACACTCTAACTTATTAGTTGATGGTTGGGAGGTAAGGGAAGGAAGACGTGTCTACAGCTCACTCTTAATGGATGTTTTCTCACTACCCTCTGTCTCTcagatatttttaagaaatatcaaATCAAGCAGAAAGTCAGCAATGTCCTGGAGGGGAAAGGAGCACTGCTTAACACTGCAGCCTGATTATGACACAATTATTAGAGAAACAGAAGTTACATTAGTATCAGAATGAGGgtagagaaattaaattactccTTTCAACAACCAGAAAGCTTTAGCTGTGTCATCATTCCTACTACAAGACATGCAGTACAACAGGAGAAAActaacattttaaatgcttaatttACCTACCATTTAAAGGCTTCCTGAAAAGTAAAAATTCCAAATGCAAATTACACAAACACAAATATATACTAAATTCCTGTATCTTCTCTCACAGatacaaattaattatttttctgaacaaCCTCACTAAGAAAACCATCTAAAGCATTCTACAGTTATGTAgaaccatgattttttttttccattataggCTACAAAAGTAGAATTCTGCACTAAAAAAGCACCAAACATGTCCTAGGACAACAGGTAATTGTAGATTAGCAAACCACTACCTGAGAGTGGAGAAGGTGTAATCttccaaaaccagcatttttaaacagaaccatatttcattttgatttcaCGTATATACTGATCAGGCACATAACTACtaatacagattttctttttgagTACTTTGTTTTCCTATCATTATTACATGCTCTTAAATGACATATTTTAAGACttctgttccatttttttttacatcttatGGCTACTGCTTTCTGTTGAAAGAcaatcaaacacatttttaaataaccTGCACACAAATATTCACATTTACACCACAAAGCAGTAGTTCAAACTAAGGACTAATGCAGTTTCAGATTATTTAAATATACTACTGAGAGAACTCATGAAAAACATCACAGATTTCTCTGCTCCTTTGGTGAAATTTCACAGCACTTGTACGTTTAGAATAGGACACTGGAATCTGAGCCATAAGGAAAGTGTGAATGATTACTGCACAAATTTGTTTCCAACTCCAGCTGCAGATACCTTACCCACACCAGAGTCACATCAAACAGTAGTAGACACTGGAGTTCTAATATTTATGCTTAAATAGACTATTCATAGTCATTTGCAAGTAACTTTTATCAAATGGCAAAGATATTGAAGTATCACGTTAATCACAGACTATTCATTGCACTTTTATAAGTATACTgccatattttaataaaacatacatCTAGGTCATATTGGAAATTAATTATTGATCCCCCTGAGTTGTTAAGATTAAACTTTTACaaccaattattttaaaataagttagtTGGAATGATGAACAGttataaagtaaattaaatcCATAAATCATATGCTGTTTACTATGTTTAGATCACTGGTTGTATGAAGGTCTGTTACCACCTATGCAACAACAAAACATTAACTGAACTTTAAGGAGCTTGTAAGTGACTACTGCTGCTTgatgtattttttattaacagCAGTAAGCACATTTTTTATGACCAAAACACTGGAAACAAAGTGACTGCCACAGAAAATGGGCATGAACTTAATTTACACGGTTCCACTGGCAGTAGAAAGCACATGAATTTAAATACAGCTTCATAAAGACCTAGCTGGCACTAGGTAATAAAGGATTACTCAATTAACCATAAACCAGAGCTTACAATACTAATTGTTGCATTTCCAAACTACTCTTGAATCACAGAGTTAACAATTCTATGTTTACAATTTAAAGACAGAGTGTTTGTATACTGTGTGGTAAAAGAAATCTAGAGGTTTAAAATCAACACTCATTCCTAAAAGAATGATAAGGATGATCTCTCAGTAGCTGTCATTAATTTAATTTGGACTTCCTATATTTAAGTACATATTCATTTGCTTAAGGCATATCTCAAAATGATCTACAAAGAGAAAACCTCACAACTAGATCTGCAGCtctaaagtaattttttataATTTGTCATAAAACCAATTTGTGCAATGCTGCAAAAGAAACAACTACTACACAAGTAGGTTGACAAGTGTCTTCCCTCAATATTGTGAAAGCTAACTTAGAAATGCAGAGTTTAGTACTTGAGTCATACAGATACTGTATGTTTCCCTGAAGATATTAAAGGAAACAGCAGTGTTACTTTATTACATAAATATACATTATCAGCCATCTAGTTAGAGACCTACTAAATGCTGAATTTAGTACCTTGAATTTTAAGTTTAGCATACAGAGAAACACTACCAATCACCTATGTTCCCCCTCTTAATTACATTTCATGGCTTTCATCCGTTACTAAgggaacaaaaccccaaataaaataaaacacactaTCTTCCTCAGATGCTAGGGCATCTCTGAATTACAACTCCTTTGGTAACTTTTTTCACAAAAGTAGATACTTTTAGAAGCAAAACAGGTATTTGTGGAGTGTCCTAAAACatcaaaaattaagaaaatactaAAGCATGAAGATTAGAGAAACATGATAATCTTAGTCCTTCTGAAACATTAACAAAATCACAATGAAGTTGTACTAAAGCCTGGAAAAGTCAATGTTTTCCTCTTACATTGAATATTAGTTAAGAGCATGGCCTGTCCTCCCATCATCAAGACATCATGGAAGTAACAAAATACTGATTTAGGGCATATTCcgttttctttttagaaaaaaaaatttaaaagccatTACACACCCAACTGGGATATTCATCTTCCCTCCAAACAGTGAAGAACTTCCAATGTGACAACATATTGCATAGCTGTGCAATAAAACTACAAAAGTGATTTTGAGTATGCACTGGTCTACAGGAGATACAACATGTCTGTTGAACGATTAAGAATGTACAAGAGAGGTGGAACCACTGCAGTGCTAGAAACCTAAGAGAATTGTGGCAGCTTCAAAAGAAGTAAACAAATTTGGGACTTCACATCCCACAAAGCCTCTAATTAGCATAAACCCTagacttttgggtttttttattcagtaGGTGGTGTGAGAGGATGAATAGAAAGCACTACCACCACCTGCACTGACGGAAACTCCCATTTCTGAATACTTGCACATCATCTAACTGGTACAATAGTTCCTGGAATGTTTCTAGCCATGAGACAAATCATGTATTTGCAATTACTAGCAAgcctggaaagaaaataaataaagcaaaagtaaATATTATGGCCAATGGTGAACATAGGTGTTATTAGTAAGGACAGTACACAGAAGACAAAGTAGACAAGTACTATAAAACAGGTGCCTTTTCCCTTGTCTGgttttctgaaatacttccaAAACTAAAGGTTTCTCTACTGATTTATCACAGGTAtacttttcttcacagaaatcaACTAcacattacttcttttttttcaggaaatgtgCTATCACAAATGTCCAAAAAATTATTCCGACACTGTACAAGTCGTCACTATATCACTTCTATGTTTCATAATTGTACAAAAGACAAATTGAATCAAGGGGAAAACCTGCTTTTCACAGTAATCATGCTGTTAACATTTCATTAAAGCAGAACTTGAAATGAAATGTGCTATTAAATAAAGCCCCTCCTGTAATATCGGGTCCTTTTTGTGACATCCAGAAAACGTAAAAATCTAAACTAGAAAACTTCAGTTATGGATAATACATTCAATTCAGTTTTTGTTTACTTTGAAAGGTAAAATATGTCAGAAGTCCACTTACGCAGGCCTGTATAAGTATTGTGGTTAAACACATGCCTGTATTAACAAGTTACAAGAACTTAAATCTTTTCATTAAGAGCCAGTTATATCAAGTACAGACACCCTGGGTAAAAAGCAACACCTTCTGATTCAGTACTTGCACACAGAAATTCCAGTTGTATGAAAGACAAGGcttcaaaaaatggaaaaaacagaagaggtATTATAATGACAATGATTTCTTACCCTACGCatggcttcctcctcctcttgaCGCTTCTCATAATGTGCAAAGTCATCAAAGATTGAGGTGGTATGCTTGAAAGTAGCAATTATTTTAAGCACTTGCTTGGCTTTTTCTAGGGGTACCTCTTGAGTGTCCCTCGAGTTGGTAACTGGTTTGTTGTCATTGTTTTCCAAACGAATATGCCGCAGTTGGTTATTGGGAACGTCTTTGACAAAGATCCATTTGACATCAAACTTCCCCTTCCACTTATCCTGAGACCAGACACCAGCATATGCATTGTAGTCCACAACAGACTTCATCTCAGCCACTCCACAAAAGTGTCCACTGCCATTCACACTGAAGAGTAAATAGAGTGGGCCTTTTCCATTCAGGGAACGGTAAGCAGCATCCAAGCGCTTATTACCATGTTCAGTACTACACCAGATAGAGTACTTAATGGAGCGATGAATATCGTCCTCTGAATAACTTTTGATTATAAACACACGTCCATTCTTCAGATTCCAATCAAAGTCTTTGGGATTGTAGTTGTTTATGGCCTTTAGTTTCTCCAGCACTGGGTGCACTTCCACACCAGAAGGTGAGGAGCTAACAGATACAACACCTAAACCGAAGTTCTCACTACCAGCTCCATTGTTCTGGCTGAAGCCCACACCCCTATTACGAGGAGCTACCCAGCggttttgcagctgctgttgctgcaACTGGTGAGGCTGGGCCTGCTGCTGAGGTCCTTGTTGCTGTTGTGGTTGCTGTGGCTGAGGCTGCTGTTGAGGCAGTTGGCTTTGCACCAGTGGTGGTGGTTGAATTAATGGCTGAGGCTGCTGGATTATAGTCTGAGGAGGCAGTACtggttgggctgggggtgctTTCACCACTGACCCTTTGTCATCCCAAGTTCCAATATTCATGTTGTGTTTTATAGGTGGTGGTGGTACAGCAGGTCCCCCAATGCCCACATTACCTTTAGGCTTGAGTTTCGGCTGAGGTTTAGCAGGTTTCCTTGCAATGGCAGCCCATGAGGTTGGTTTAGGTGCTGAACTGCTAACTGGGGGCACGCTGTTTGCTGCAATGCTTGTCATACCTGTACTGCTCAGAGCTGAACCTACAGTTTTTGTTACAGCAGCCGTCATATCTCCACCAATTTTCAGTCCAGTCATGCCTTGCTCAATGCTGCTAATCCCAGGCACCTTGCTCAGAGTATCACTGCCAAATCCAGCCTGTCCATCTGCTATGGCTCTCCCAAGAGAACTAGGTGGATAGCCATAGCTGCTGCTGTAAGCAGAGCTTTGTGTTGATTGTCCCTGAGATCCACTTGTCCCCCATGTAGAGAAGTCTGcatt is a window of Athene noctua chromosome 2, bAthNoc1.hap1.1, whole genome shotgun sequence DNA encoding:
- the YTHDF3 gene encoding YTH domain-containing family protein 3, producing the protein MSATSVDQRPKGQGNKVSVQNGSIHQKDAVNDDDFEPYLSSQTNQNNSYPPMSDPYMPSYYAPSIGFPYSLGEAAWSTAGDPPMPYLTTYGQMSNGEHHYIPDGVFSQPGALGNTPPFLGQHGFNFFPGNADFSTWGTSGSQGQSTQSSAYSSSYGYPPSSLGRAIADGQAGFGSDTLSKVPGISSIEQGMTGLKIGGDMTAAVTKTVGSALSSTGMTSIAANSVPPVSSSAPKPTSWAAIARKPAKPQPKLKPKGNVGIGGPAVPPPPIKHNMNIGTWDDKGSVVKAPPAQPVLPPQTIIQQPQPLIQPPPLVQSQLPQQQPQPQQPQQQQGPQQQAQPHQLQQQQLQNRWVAPRNRGVGFSQNNGAGSENFGLGVVSVSSSPSGVEVHPVLEKLKAINNYNPKDFDWNLKNGRVFIIKSYSEDDIHRSIKYSIWCSTEHGNKRLDAAYRSLNGKGPLYLLFSVNGSGHFCGVAEMKSVVDYNAYAGVWSQDKWKGKFDVKWIFVKDVPNNQLRHIRLENNDNKPVTNSRDTQEVPLEKAKQVLKIIATFKHTTSIFDDFAHYEKRQEEEEAMRRERNRNKQ